One Miscanthus floridulus cultivar M001 chromosome 11, ASM1932011v1, whole genome shotgun sequence DNA window includes the following coding sequences:
- the LOC136491167 gene encoding uncharacterized protein, with amino-acid sequence MGGLPEHIKVDVEMRDPPDLQTTMYLARAFERRAAAMPPAPLQQGARPPERPGLPPRVPGAGAPPAGAPMPPGGGPAAANGAPPVRQFHRLTPDEQLERRRQGLCFNCDEPYVRGHVCPRLFYLESDDYIDDGLGDAAAMDDVANPAAPDAQEPAAANAFVVSLHALAGMRTDNTMLLPVMVKGERLLALLDTGSTHNFLHGATMRRLWLAPTGGEQLRVTVADGDRLTCEGIARHVPIRIGSESFSITCVGLDLGCFDFILGVDYLRTLGPILWDFEAMTLSFWREGRRVLWQGVRSLDAAAPQQHLAALSADVQQPLMDLLLQQQSAVFDEPTGLPPHGTVPRRRVPHPLPCLPARGRAVCAGGERCYDRHPLYKA; translated from the coding sequence ATGGGTGGCCTCCCGGAGCACATCAAGGTCGACGTCGAGATGCGGGATCCACCCGACCTTCAGACCACCATGTATTTGGCCCGGGCATTCGAGCGTCGCGCGGCGGCCATGCCTCCAGCGCCTCTACAGCAGGGCGCCAGACCTCCTGAGCGGCCTGGCCTTCCCCCGCGCGTGCCAGGCGCGGGTGCTCCTCCAGCTGGAGCCCCTATGCCCCCAGGGGGCGGACCAGCAGCGGCGAACGGGGCGCCCCCGGTGCGCCAGTTCCACCGCCTCACGCCGGACGAGCAACTGGAGCGGCGTCGACAAGGGCTTTGCTTCAACTGTGATGAGCCCTATGTCCGCGGCCACGTGTGCCCACGGCTCTTCTACCTCGAATCGGACGACTACATCGATGACGGGCTGGGGGATGCCGCGGCGATGGATGACGTCGCCAACCCCGCGGCTCCAGACGCCCAAGAGCCTGCGGCCGCTAATGCTTTCGTGGTCTCTCTACACGCACTCGCAGGGATGCGCACGGACAATACGATGCTACTCCCGGTGATGGTTAAAGGGGAGCGGTTGTTGGCGCTACTCGACACCGGCTCCACGCACAACTTCCTCCATGGCGCGACGATGCGCCGCCTATGGCTCGCCCCGACGGGCGGTGAGCAGCTCCGTGTCACCGTGGCCGACGGCGACCGGCTCACTTGCGAGGGCATTGCTCGCCACGTGCCCATCCGCATCGGCTCGGAGTCCTTTTCCATCACGTGCGTCGGATTGGACTTGGGCTGTTTCGacttcatcctcggcgtcgactacCTACGCACCTTGGGTCCCATCTTGTGGGATTTCGAGGCCATGACGCTGTCCTTCTGGCGTGAGGGTAGACGCGTCCTTTGGCAGGGCGTGCGCAGCCTCGACGCGGCGGCTCCACAGCAGCACCTCGCTGCACTCTCCGCCGACGTCCAGCAGCCGCTGATGGACTTGTTGCTGCAGCAGCAGAGCGCAGTCTTCGACGAGCCCACAGGGCTCCCACCGCACGGCACAGTCCCTCGTCGACGAGTTCCGCACCCTCTACCCtgccttccagctcgaggacgagctgtttgcgcaggcggggagagatgttatgaccgacACCCATTATACAAGGCGTAG